In Raphanus sativus cultivar WK10039 chromosome 5, ASM80110v3, whole genome shotgun sequence, the following proteins share a genomic window:
- the LOC130512351 gene encoding uncharacterized protein LOC130512351, protein MGAYLEVVQNLTRQFDKFELTRIPRGENSSADALAALASTSDPLVKRIIPVEGIEKPSIDIATKAEIYSKQKEQTEGTCPEMVATQVLTTFWFPKAKIRSFKKHASGNTIQNTENNKGIPRNSDSLKPNLTNTSGGTIQTSDPLVCRVKTRSRPALKNSSGGTIQTPENNGKSGDIPQNLDSLEPNPTNTSGGTTTPGPEQEPPSSLHNKVVGREDWRIPITQYILEGKTPPNKWEARKLKALSARYCIIESVLHKRSIFGPYLKCVLGLVAMRHMKEMHDGSCGNHSGGRALAIRIKRQGYFWPTIIADCEVYSSSYDNCQRHAPIIHQPAEKLSNISALLGPNMAR, encoded by the coding sequence atgggggcatatctcgaagtcgtccagaacctcactaggcagttcgacaagttcgagctaacaaggatcccacgaggagagaactcctcagcagatgcgttggctgctttagcctccacatcagaccccctcgtaaaacgaatcatacccgtagaaggaatcgaaaaaccgagcatcgacatagctactaaagctgagatatACAGCAAGCAAAAAGAGCAaaccgaaggtacctgccctgaaatggtagctacccaagttctcacaacattctggttcccaaaagccaaaatacgTAGTTTTAAAAAGCAtgcctccgggaacacaatccaaaacacggaaAACAACAAAGGTATTccccgaaattcagactccttgaagcctaatctcacgaatacctccgggggcaccatccagacctcggacccactcgtctgcagagtcaaAACCAGAAGTCGCCCAGCTCtcaaaaattcatctgggggcaccatccagaccccggagAATAACGGAAAAAgtggagatattcctcagaatttagactccctggagcctaatcctacgaatacctccgggggcaccacgacaccaggtcccgaacaggaacctccctcgtctcttcataacaaagttgtagggagagaggattggagaataccaatcacgcaatacatcctggagggaaagactccacccaataaatgggaggctcgaaagctcaaagcattaagcgcgagatattgtaTAATCGAATCCGTTCTCCACAAACGAAGCATTttcggaccttacctaaaatgcgtccttggcctcgttgctatgagacatatgaaggaaatgcacgacggctcctgtggaaaccactccggtggcagagctctagctatccgaatcaaaagacaaggctatttctggcctaccattattgcagactgtgaggtctaCTCTTCCTCATACGACAattgccagaggcatgcaccgattatacaccaacctgcggagaagctatccaacatatccgccctgttgggcccaaatatggcccgttAG
- the LOC130512831 gene encoding uncharacterized protein LOC130512831: protein MRSSRNMKKTSMWKLMAKSMRLILTMLKLMLKSRSPSKLKEKRGRGKNEQEEDEGKKEVDAEVESLFKRNKKKMKCRRKLRSRSLFKRNKKKLMLKSRSLCKSQNMDLKLYKWIRNANCWTLVERNM, encoded by the exons ATGAG GAGCAGCCGCAACATGAAGAAAACGAGCATGTGGAAGCTGATGGCGAAGTCAATGAG ACTAATTCTAACAATGTTGAAGTTGATGCTGAAGTCAAGAAGCCCGAGCAAGTTAAAGGAAAAACGAGGAAGAGggaaaaat gaacaagaagaagatgaagggaAGAAGGAAGTTGATGCTGAGGTCGAGAGCCTGTTCAAAAG gaacaagaagaagatgaagtgcAGAAGGAAGTTGAGGTCCAGAAGCCTGTTCAAAAG GaacaagaagaagctgatgtTGAAGTCGAGAAGCCTGTGCAAAAG CCAAAACATGGATCTGAAACTATACAAGTGGATCAGAAATGCAAACTGCTGGACATTGGTGGAAAGAAACATGTAG